GAAACTGACGGAAGAGAATTCCCCGGCTGATATACGCTACCTGGGTGCAGCCGCCCTGGTCACCCTTGATCTCAAGCAGGCTATCACCGCAGGCATCAAAATCATGGCCTCATCGAAAGCCGGTGATCCAACCCCGTTCATTGAAGCAATCCTCGATACACAAGGAGCCCCCGATCAGCTGGCAGCCGCACTTTCAACTCAAAAAGTTCCGGAAGATGTCGCCAAAAAGCAACTGCGTTACATGTACTCTGTAGGTCGCAGTGATAAAGCTTTGAGCGATGCTCTCAGTAAAGCTGCCGGGATGTCAGGCGAAGATAAAAAACTCACTGAAGAAGAATTCAAACAACTGCTCGCTGATGTCATCGCGCATGGCAATGCCGAACGGGGCGAGCAGATTTTCCGACGCGCCGACTTGAGCTGCATGAAATGCCACTCTGTCAGTAAAGCAGGCGGCGAAGTTGGCCCAGACCTGAGCCCAATCGGCGCCAGTTCTCCCGTGGATTATCTCGTTCGATCGATACTCTATCCCAACCAGGCAGTCAAAGAAGCTTACCAGACCTATGTAATCGTCACGATCGAAGGCAAAATCATTCGCGGAATCATTGTTGATCGCAATGAAGAACGTGTCATTCTCAAAGACGCCAACGGCAAAGAAATCGTCATTCCCGTTGATGACATCGATGATGAAGCGGAAGGCGGATCCCTCATGCCACAGGGCCTCACCAAATTCCTGACACGTGATGAACTGATTGACCTGGTGAAATATCTGTCTGTGCTGGGCAAACCAGGTCCGTATGCGATCCGCTCCAAACCGACGATTCAACGCTGGCTGGCAATGCGGGAGATCCCCAACCTGTTATTGACGAATGAGAACCCGGACGAAGAACTGTTCGAAGAACAGGTTTTGCGAGCATCCACAACGGCATTCGTTCCACAGTATGCGATGGTGGCTGGTCTACTCCC
The sequence above is a segment of the Gimesia algae genome. Coding sequences within it:
- a CDS encoding HEAT repeat domain-containing protein, producing MMRLLKSGRIPASRQGTIIELICRKGNPEELGFIWEQIVNDKFQGEVKEKSLLALKEAFQNRKIKPSGSLADISKLIDAKPPVNQIAIELAGLWKVSGAADKLQQLALSAKTDEKLRTASIDALVSIGGPESIKAMQKLTEENSPADIRYLGAAALVTLDLKQAITAGIKIMASSKAGDPTPFIEAILDTQGAPDQLAAALSTQKVPEDVAKKQLRYMYSVGRSDKALSDALSKAAGMSGEDKKLTEEEFKQLLADVIAHGNAERGEQIFRRADLSCMKCHSVSKAGGEVGPDLSPIGASSPVDYLVRSILYPNQAVKEAYQTYVIVTIEGKIIRGIIVDRNEERVILKDANGKEIVIPVDDIDDEAEGGSLMPQGLTKFLTRDELIDLVKYLSVLGKPGPYAIRSKPTIQRWLAMREIPNLLLTNENPDEELFEEQVLRASTTAFVPQYAMVAGLLPFEELKSLSTDSKVLLQAELDVTEAGTVGIRINSAQDTSIWIDSQRLKSQTENELQLSKGVHKLTLLIDLANRSDQEGVQAEFFKPAGSKASFTVVGGK